ATATACCCTGACGTTCACATGATGTCAGGGCAGGGCTCCCGATCATCACGCTTAGCGCAGACCGGCCACGTAATCGGAGACGGCCTTGATTTCCTTATCGGACAAACGTCCGCCGATCGTATGCATCGGCGCGTTGTTGCCGCGCGTCTCGTTACGGAAGGCGATGAGTTGTGCCTCGGTGTATTCCGCCCATTGCCCGGACAGGCGCGGGTATTGCGACGGCATGCCGGCACCGGTCGGGCCGTGGCATGACGCGCACGCCGGCACGCCCTTCTCCGCGATGCCGCCACGGTAGATCTTCTCGCCGAGCGGCACGGTGTCCTTATTGCGGGCGACGCCCGGCTTCTCGGTTTGTGAGGCAAAGTAAGCGGACACGTTGCGCATGTCCTGCTCGTTCAATGCCGCGACCATACCGGCCATGATGGGGTTGTTGCGTGCCGGGGTCTTGCCGGGCTGCGCCTTGAAGTCGACGAGCTGCTTGTAGAGATATTCGGCATGCTGACCGGCCAGCTTCGGATAAGCGCCACCGGGGCTATTGCCGTCTGCCGCGTGGCAGGCCGCACACACCTGTGTGGCGATGGCCTGTCCCCGGGCCAGGTCGGGTTTTGCGGGCGTCTGAGGCTCGGCGGCTTGTACTACACCGCTCAGAAGAATGCATGCCAGCGCCAACGGTGTTGCAGCGAGAGACTTCCACACTCCTCGGTTCATTCGCACACCTTATATCTGTTTTGT
This window of the Pandoraea sputorum genome carries:
- a CDS encoding c-type cytochrome, which translates into the protein MNRGVWKSLAATPLALACILLSGVVQAAEPQTPAKPDLARGQAIATQVCAACHAADGNSPGGAYPKLAGQHAEYLYKQLVDFKAQPGKTPARNNPIMAGMVAALNEQDMRNVSAYFASQTEKPGVARNKDTVPLGEKIYRGGIAEKGVPACASCHGPTGAGMPSQYPRLSGQWAEYTEAQLIAFRNETRGNNAPMHTIGGRLSDKEIKAVSDYVAGLR